One Setaria viridis chromosome 7, Setaria_viridis_v4.0, whole genome shotgun sequence genomic region harbors:
- the LOC117864637 gene encoding putative B3 domain-containing protein Os04g0347400: MPSSRSNAGARAVAKQLKVLVPPSFHKMRISDELAGCFDAGGGVGEGAPGGTALVVSPFGKVWRVEVGRDGDGAFLGRGWAGFLAAHGVGVGWFVVLRHEGGGALTFKAFDTSFCIKEFAAPAAVMASRSRKGVSCKPQFIRIIYPNFTEKMIIPARFVKRYVTEEYLNSRTAVIFSPLGKFWQIELENDQSGMFFAGGWSQFLEFHGISKGDVLLLRYEGNMVFKFKAFGLSGCQKDFKNKDAGINQNIEMQQESPSPIRKRKDNDEKSSSEKNKTPKSSVTFLNAKPSLKKPDYQIEPSSWIRKEITTSMLECLLSLPMKFCRRIGFQNTCTITLKTEMDSTRSWKVHGVAYKNYCCIRGDGWKSFCHENRLKTGDLCTFNIIETTLWHVEIIRH, from the exons ATGCCTTCATCGCGAAGCaacgccggcgcgcgcgccgtgGCCAAGCAGCTCAAGGTGCTGGTGCCTCCGTCCTTCCACAAGATG CGCATTTCCGACGAGCTCGCCGGGTGcttcgacgccggcggcggcgtgggcgaagGGGCGCCGGGGGGGACGGCCCTCGTGGTCAGCCCGTTCGGCAAGGTGTGGCGCGTGGAGgtcggccgcgacggcgacggcgcgttCCTGGGCCGCGGGTGGGCGGGATTCTTGGCGGCgcacggcgtcggcgtcggatGGTTCGTCGTGCTCCGccacgagggcggcggcgcgctcaccTTCAAGGCGTTCGACACCAGCTTTTGCATCAAGGAGTTCGCCGCTCCAGCTGCAG TTATGGCATCCAGAAGCAGGAAAGGGGTTTCTTGTAAGCCACAGTTCATCAGGATTATTTACCCCAATTTCACAGAGAAGATG ATAATCCCTGCTAGGTTTGTGAAACGTTATGTCACTGAAGAGTACCTGAACAGCCGAACAGCTGTCATTTTCAGCCCCCTTGGCAAATTTTGGCAGATTGAACTTGAGAACGATCAATCAGGAATGTTCTTCGCAGGTGGCTGGTCACAGTTTCTGGAGTTTCATGGAATATCCAAAGGTGACGTTTTGCTCTTGAGATATGAAGGGAACATGGTTTTCAAATTCAAAGCATTCGGGCTCAGTGGATGCCAGAAAGATTTCAAGAACAAGGATGCTGGAATTAACCAAA ATATTGAAATGCAACAAGAATCACCTTCTCCCATCAGGAAACGTAAAGACAATGATGAGAAATCAAGCAGTGAAAAAAACAAGACGCCAAAAAGTTCAGTGACTTTCTTGAACGCGAAACCGTCACTGAAGAAACCTGACTATCAGATTGAACCATCATCTTGGATAAGGAAAGAGATCACCACCTCCATGCTAGAGTGCCTTCTA TCATTGCCGATGAAGTTCTGCCGCAGGATTGGGTTCCAGAATACTTGCACAATCACACTAAAGACGGAAATGGACAGCACCAGGTCATGGAAGGTTCATGGAGTCGCATACAAGAATTACTGCTGCATTCGAGGAGATGGCTGGAAGAGCTTCTGCCACGAGAACAGGCTCAAGACAGGCGACCTGTGCACCTTCAACATCATCGAGACCACGCtgtggcatgtagagatcataCGCCACTAA
- the LOC117864636 gene encoding putative B3 domain-containing protein Os04g0346900, with product MASSGPGKQGTATAKKHLRVLLPFSREALRIPDELAGEIGAAEALVVGPAGGKVKFWSVEVGKDGDGAFLGRGWPEFAEACGVGTGWLLVLRHRGRGVLSAKAFDATCCFRELGAPAPPAKDPPISHWSPCEAAASSKGSTHKPQFIRVLPKDFMEKMLIPAKFVEQHIPMELLDNRTAIVFGPSGKVYSIKLKMGWAGVFFAGGWSQFLKFHDITEANALLLRYEGNMVFTLKVYGPNGYQREFNHKENRGRQISTLPDIEEQQEAPSASIQKQQEAAFASIQKQQRAPSASIQKQQEAPSASIQKQQRAPAASIRKQQEAQPASIQKQYDNNLPSSNGEKESQSPTASWNQTSFKIAPPSSIEKQINANTLKNHIVLPKAFCDGIGLREHCAITLKTSRNGSESWQSFPAAFCNAIGLREACTVTLKTSLSSTSSWQVRVLPYKDTSHQVGSGWKSFCEENLIKEGDLCTFNVIEMMLWHVIIDRC from the exons ATGGCTTCGTCCGGGCCCGGCAAACAAGGCACCGCCACGGCGAAGAAGCACCTACGGGTGCTGCTGCCATTTTCCCGCGAAGCTCTG CGCATCCCCGACGAGCTCGCCGGGGAAatcggcgcggcggaggccctcgtcgtcggcccggccggcggcaaggTCAAGTTCTGGTCCGTCGAGGTCGGgaaggacggcgacggcgcgttCCTGGGCCGCGGGTGGCCGGAGTTCGCGGAGGCCTGCGGCGTCGGCACCGGGTggctcctcgtcctccgccaccgcggccgcggcgtgctATCCGCCAAGGCGTTCGACGCCACCTGCTGCTTCAGGGAGCTCGGCGCTCCAGCTCCACCTGCGAAAGATCCCCCAATTTCTCATTGGTCTCCAT GTGAAGCAGCGGCAAGCAGCAAAGGTTCCACCCATAAGCCACAGTTCATCAGAGTGCTTCCAAAAGATTTCATGGAAAAGATG CTGATACCTGCTAAGTTTGTGGAACAGCATATCCCCATGGAGCTACTTGATAATCGTACGGCCATCGTTTTTGGCCCCTCTGGCAAAGTTTACAGCATTAAACTCAAAATGGGTTGGGCGGGCGTGTTCTTCGCAGGTGGTTGGTCACAGTTTCTCAAGTTTCATGACATTACTGAAGCTAATGCTCTGCTGCTACGGTATGAGGGAAACATGGTGTTTACACTCAAAGTGTATGGGCCAAATGGATACCAGAGAGAGTTCAACCACAAGGAAAACAGAGGTCGACAAA TATCAACATTGCCAGATATTGAAGAGCAGCAGGAAGCACCATCTGCTTCCATTCAGAAGCAGCAAGAAGCAGCATTTGCTTCCATTCAGAAGCAGCAGAGAGCACCATCTGCTTCCATTCAGAAGCAGCAGGAAGCACCATCTGCTTCCATTCAGAAGCAGCAGAGAGCACCAGCTGCTTCCATTCGGAAGCAGCAGGAAGCACAACCTGCTTCCATTCAGAAGCAGTATGACAACAATTTGCCAAGCAGTAATGGAGAAAAGGAATCACAAAGCCCCACAGCATCTTGGAACCAGACATCATTTAAGATCGCGCCACCATCATCGATAGAGAAGCAGATTAATGCCAACACACTTAAAAATCATATT gttttgccaaaagcattcTGTGATGGTATTGGGTTGCGGGAACATTGTGCGATCACACTCAAGACCTCAAGGAACGGTAGTGAATCTTGGCAG AGTTTTCCAGCTGCCTTCTGCAACGCGATTGGTCTCCGGGAAGCTTGCACGGTCACATTGAAGACCTCATTGAGCAGCACCAGCTCTTGGCAAGTGCGTGTTCTCCCATACAAGGATACCAGCCACCAGGTCGGGTCAGGCTGGAAGAGCTTCTGCGAGGAGAACTTGATCAAGGAAGGTGACTTATGCACCTTCAACGTCATTGAAATGATGCTCTGGCATGTCATCATAGACCGTTGTTAA